In the Bombus fervidus isolate BK054 chromosome 13, iyBomFerv1, whole genome shotgun sequence genome, GTAACCGTTGATCAAAGGAGAGAATTTAACGATCAGCGTgctatttcgtaaaatttaagCTTCGCAGGGACGACGTTTCTTACACGCTAATCCGATGAAATTGCTTAAGAATGTCATACAGGATAATGATATTAACCTTTACGACGATAGTTTTAACATTCTCGATTGGTGGATGGGGAAACAACTGTACAAGGAAATATGAAATCGCGATGTAGTGGAAATACCGTGGAAGTATCGACGCAAGAATGACGAATGGACCGCATCCCGTTTTATTACACAATCGTTGGTGAACACTGTGATTGAGTGACAAACAAGTTTTACAATTGTTCGACTTTCCTAAAAGGAATTAGTATGTGTGCGATCTACGTTACCCACGCCGAAGCGACTAATTAAGTCACAGTGTTTTACGATCGTTCGTGTCTAAATGAAAAAGTGTTCGCGACACCTGCTAGTTACGACACGCTCGTAAATACACGTTCGTTAGTCCTCAGGTTTATCTAACTTTATTTTAGTtattaaacttttatattcttcaaacttatatttatttataacggaTTACATACGTGGTACGAGGTTTGGAACAACGTTAGTTAAAAGAGGATATCGAGTATCGTGAAAGAAACAACGACTAGAGGCAAGAAAGTctgtatagaaatatatttacagaaaTTGGACGCAAAATATGGAGAATGTTtgtcgattaaaaattatgtaaaaattaatgcAACGAAGCTTGCGTTCGATTTTGCCAACGATGTGAATCGAATAGAATTCCAAAAGCAAGGAATTCGTATTACACGCATACATATATCACCTTCGTGCGCTTTCTGTTACTATACCATAGTCGCTATTAAACGTTTAATTTATGCAGGAATACGATCGCCCACGAAATCAGTAACTGGAGCAGAATTACCACTTTCTCGATTGGTtagctatacgttatttccCAAAGTCAATATCGATGATCCCGTATGGACGCTGGTAGCGATGCAATGGGGACAAATTATTACTCACGACATGGGTTTGGTCGACGGAACTACTCAATCAAGTAAGTTTCAACTTTTCATCATCTCTTTTCGTCATAAGTTCACTTTTCATTTCTATGTTTGCTTTTACCTTGCTGAAACTTCAgtcatcgaaataaaattctagttAGCGTCCGATTAATCGAGCATCTGTGATTAACATGAACGTTTAATTACCAAGCAAAGGTATCGATTAATCGGCGATAAATCACCGCTTGTTAAATCGTTCTTAAAACTGGTTTAAAGTTAAATGTTACATTTCGATAGAGCGCTTTCCTACTTTTAAAAGCGTACGTAGGCGCCTAATCTAAAACATTGCGACTAAATTACGTTCTAATCTTAACGCGAGGTTAAAgcacaaagagaaaaaaaaagaaaaaaggaaaaggcaaaaatattaaaaattttttatcaccACACGTTTTTCATAGTAGCCTTTTTACGTATaggaaatattaatagaatatttcaaaattatatcgaCCTTATCGATATCCAATTGCCttacttttaattaacttttatcCAACAGAACCACACACGACGAAATGCTGTACCGAGGATGGGCAATTGGTAGACCCGTCGTTGCTTCACGATCAATGTTATCCCATAATTATACCTTACGATGATCCCACCTACAGCAAGGCCAATATAAGATGTCTCAACTTCGTTCGTAGTACAACCGACCTTGACTACACTTGTGAATCTCGATACAAACCAGCAGAACAGGTTTGCTATTTCTTATACTTGATAGGTCTAGTCGTTCGTTGCTTCATTTATTACTTCATCCACGGAAATCGAAAGTAATCCTCAGGAACACGAAACGACGTGTTCGGTTCGTGAAAATATTGAGAAACGTAACGAGTTTGTATAAACATAGATACGAAAGCATTAATTATCTTTACTCGAACGAACGTATCAATCGTTCTATAGATTACCGATGCACCGTGTCGCGCTATCCTTGACGGTctacaaattattttgattCTATTGTCGATGATTTAAGTGTAATACAATGTGTATCTGATCGAGGATTCAggaatcgaagaaacgaaaaatgaaagaagaggGAAACTAGTTTTTGGATTAAAATCATGTTtgtcctaaaaaaaaaaaaaaaaaaaattcctctAAACTCGTAAACCtcgaaattacaatttttttaatttgtccgACCAAAGCGGCTGTAACATTTGGTTAAAGAAACTTTAAACCTCTTTTCGCAGAAAACTcgttttaattcttttctttaagCGCGCGTTCTACTCGGTCTCCCGTGGAATTTCAGAATGtcgtaaaataaatctttcagTTAAACGCCGTGACGCATTTCTTGGATCTCTCTCTGGTTTATGGACCCAGTGATCAGCTGGCGACTAGTTTGCGAGCCGGTGTCGGCGGCCGCATGAACGTCGAGATACGACGCAACAGAGAATGGCCACCTATGGCAGCCAACAGGAGCCAGTTTTGCGAAACTACGGATCCTAACGAAATTTGCTATCAAGCCGGTAAGCATTGACGAAATCATGCTACGGCAATACGATTGCAATGAATATTTGTAATCGAATGTCCGTGTCTAATGGACAAGAAATCGGTATGCAATGGGTTAtcgaaaaacgaagaaattatCTTCATTAAAAAATCACTGACAGCTTTCAATTAGAACGATTAATGGGTATTATACCGATATCCAGTTAACTGATCaaaaattgaacaaataaCAGATCGAACaaatgattataataattattttcccgTAGCGATTAAGATGTAAAATGGTCGATAGCGTTaattgtgtaataaaattcattaacatCTTGTTACCACGTTCAATGACACGTTGTATTCGGGTAATTTCATATTCAGATTGAACGCTCGCGTGTCATTCGTCTTGTCATTTGCTTATGTACTAAGACTGTTAACTTCTCGAACAGGTTGTCTCGCTGACCATTAAACATAATCTTTAATACGTCAAGTACTGTTAAGCATTGACTAATGGCCAAGTTTTGAGCGACAACGTTGTACGAGGCAACGTTCTGATTAAAAGATACCTTTcgaagataaagaaatttatagcCACTAATTATTAAGCGAGCATTGgtcaatgaaagaaaaaaatattatatacatagcTTGATGGTAAACTTGTTATCTTGAAAATCTAGTATATcgcatttaataattaaagcgcagaagtaattaattatcttGGGATTACCAGCGTTTATGAgttcataattcataactaTCAATATAATGTTAGTGAAAGTGGTTCTTGTTACttgagtaaaatattttcctagACAGCTGTACGGTGTAATTGGCACCgttgattatttattacattctttaaatcaattttttttttttgcaattaaaTATACCCTTTCTTTATCacgttagaaatttttattagacaAATGTAAGGATttatagttatttaaaattcttcttttagGTGATTACTCTATTGCATTACATTGACACGCTGTTCTTTCTAAAACAAAGATTTCCTTGTTAAATCGGTTTCATAAGTGGTAACCGTAGTATGTATTTCTTATATAAGTCGTTTTAGAAAATCCTATTGTTTGTTATTAAGCTAAATAACGctataattaaaagatttgaaatttttatttatcctcTTTGCCCcgttattgtattatttactttGTATCGTAACCCAACGCGTATTAAAACATTCCGCTTGTAGTTAATAACATGCCAGACGCGTTTCATGTATCTTCGTTGTTCGTTATTAACGAAcgattcgatttttatttcagGAGACACGCGAGTTAATCAGAATCCCCAGCTGACTATTTTGCAAATAATACTGCTTAGGGAGCATAATCGCGTCGCTGATGCTTTAGCTCGTTTAAATCCACATTGGACGGATGAGACGATATTCCAAGAGGCGCGGCGTATTGTAATTGCAGAACATCAACACATTTCCTATTACGAATGGTTGCCAATATTTTTaggtaacgttatatgttcgttacattaataaatatccGATTAGTCGATAATTAGTATTATGTAAATATCGCGTTTCTAGGCATTCAGGCCACGTATGGTAATAAGATTTTGTACAATACCAAGGGCTATGTAAACGACtatgataaaaatgtaaatccaAGTGTTCTGAACGAACATTCGAACGCAGCTTTTAGATATTTCCATTCCCTTATCGCTGGCTACCTCAAGTAAGTTCGATAGTATTATCACAgttagtataacgatattccaATCGGATTGGAACAAAATAGATTCGTTGGGAAGCGAAAAAgattaagaaaattttgttttactcGTTTCGCGAATCTCAGTTTGTTGAACGAGCACCGATTTTCGAACGGTGCCTTGAGGCTGAGCGATCATTTCAACAGACCAGCAATTATCGAGGAATGCAACAATATGGACGATTTGACAAGAGGCATGTCTTATCAGCCAGGAAAAGCCAGCGATCAATTCTTTGACGCGGAGGTACGTGAAACGTTTAAACGAATCGCGATCAAGATAAGTGAAACCTTTCAACTTTCGCGTATTTCAGATCACGGAATTCTTATTCAGACACGACAAACTACTGGGATCTGACCTTCGCGCAACAGATATTCAGAGGGATCGCGATCACGGCCTCGCGTCATACAACAGCTACCGCGAATACTGCGGTCTACCCAGAGCGAACAACTTTATTGACTTCACAGATTATATTTCTCCCTCGGTAGGTAGATATTTTCCAAAGAGGAGATCCAAAATTGCCAATAAGTTTGGTTCGAAACTTCCGAAATACGATAAAACGCAAATATTAGTTCGAAACGTACGAAATGTTCGTTGTTTGCGGATGAAATAAACGCGTGTTCCCTTCTCGTcggaataaatatattttaacgagACTACCGGAATTACGAAACAATCGTGCAACATCATTTGTTCGGTCTTACAAAGAACAGTTATAATCAAGATCCaagataatttatttgtta is a window encoding:
- the LOC139993510 gene encoding peroxidase isoform X2, whose amino-acid sequence is MKGRREWQTVTTFLVLLVTKEASVANGKNITPRDEKFSENTGNKEKLSDLEGSETTYTFSYTNGFENAYDSFPYSSHTYSSSFPQSSVPFDIGRNTTFDIQREIRCGDAFPRVCEETRYRTYDGSCNNLRNPTWGMANTRYGRLLPPNYGDGIRSPTKSVTGAELPLSRLVSYTLFPKVNIDDPVWTLVAMQWGQIITHDMGLVDGTTQSKPHTTKCCTEDGQLVDPSLLHDQCYPIIIPYDDPTYSKANIRCLNFVRSTTDLDYTCESRYKPAEQLNAVTHFLDLSLVYGPSDQLATSLRAGVGGRMNVEIRRNREWPPMAANRSQFCETTDPNEICYQAGDTRVNQNPQLTILQIILLREHNRVADALARLNPHWTDETIFQEARRIVIAEHQHISYYEWLPIFLGIQATYGNKILYNTKGYVNDYDKNVNPSVLNEHSNAAFRYFHSLIAGYLNLLNEHRFSNGALRLSDHFNRPAIIEECNNMDDLTRGMSYQPGKASDQFFDAEITEFLFRHDKLLGSDLRATDIQRDRDHGLASYNSYREYCGLPRANNFIDFTDYISPSNVEKLSELYSSPDDVELTVGGSLEEHVPGTLSGPTFLCILVRQFYKTRVGDRYWYERGDHQAAFTIEQLNEIRKASISRLFCDNGDHITSMQLRGFQQVSASNPITICDNIPSVDLSLWKDYAPDLTNQKYTIPSF
- the LOC139993510 gene encoding peroxidase isoform X1, with product MALPKQNMKGRREWQTVTTFLVLLVTKEASVANGKNITPRDEKFSENTGNKEKLSDLEGSETTYTFSYTNGFENAYDSFPYSSHTYSSSFPQSSVPFDIGRNTTFDIQREIRCGDAFPRVCEETRYRTYDGSCNNLRNPTWGMANTRYGRLLPPNYGDGIRSPTKSVTGAELPLSRLVSYTLFPKVNIDDPVWTLVAMQWGQIITHDMGLVDGTTQSKPHTTKCCTEDGQLVDPSLLHDQCYPIIIPYDDPTYSKANIRCLNFVRSTTDLDYTCESRYKPAEQLNAVTHFLDLSLVYGPSDQLATSLRAGVGGRMNVEIRRNREWPPMAANRSQFCETTDPNEICYQAGDTRVNQNPQLTILQIILLREHNRVADALARLNPHWTDETIFQEARRIVIAEHQHISYYEWLPIFLGIQATYGNKILYNTKGYVNDYDKNVNPSVLNEHSNAAFRYFHSLIAGYLNLLNEHRFSNGALRLSDHFNRPAIIEECNNMDDLTRGMSYQPGKASDQFFDAEITEFLFRHDKLLGSDLRATDIQRDRDHGLASYNSYREYCGLPRANNFIDFTDYISPSNVEKLSELYSSPDDVELTVGGSLEEHVPGTLSGPTFLCILVRQFYKTRVGDRYWYERGDHQAAFTIEQLNEIRKASISRLFCDNGDHITSMQLRGFQQVSASNPITICDNIPSVDLSLWKDYAPDLTNQKYTIPSF